One window of the Clostridium sp. MB40-C1 genome contains the following:
- a CDS encoding aldo/keto reductase: protein MLYRKFGKTRERVSILGFGCMRLPVINGDEKNINEIEAIKQIRYAIDNGVNYIDTAYPYHGGRSETLVEKALRDGYREKVYLATKLPSWLIKSREDMDKYLNEQLKRLNTDYIDFYLVHALNREYWDNLKSLGVLDFLDKSIKDNKIRYAGFSFHDEVNLFKEIVDSYEWSFCQIQYNYLDENYQAGYEGLKYADKKELGIVIMEPLRGGSLVKNIPKYIEIIWNKSKIKRSAAEWAFRFLWDKPNIHVVLSGMNDIRQIKENIESAKNAYPNSLSKKELKLINQVKKLYKSKIKINCTGCKYCMPCPSGVNIPVCFEQFNNAFMFDDMKTFRHTYNVFMDKKEKASNCINCGKCEKICPQHIAIRKCLNEVVSCFEK from the coding sequence ATGTTATACAGAAAATTTGGCAAAACAAGAGAGAGGGTATCTATACTTGGTTTTGGCTGTATGAGACTTCCAGTAATAAATGGAGATGAGAAAAACATAAATGAAATAGAGGCAATTAAGCAAATAAGATATGCAATAGATAATGGCGTTAATTATATTGATACTGCTTATCCATATCATGGCGGAAGGAGTGAAACATTAGTTGAAAAAGCTTTAAGAGATGGATATAGAGAAAAGGTTTATTTGGCAACTAAATTGCCTTCATGGTTAATAAAGAGTAGAGAAGATATGGATAAGTATTTAAATGAACAACTTAAAAGATTAAACACAGATTATATTGATTTTTATCTTGTTCATGCACTAAATAGAGAATACTGGGACAATCTAAAATCCTTAGGAGTATTGGATTTTTTAGATAAATCCATAAAAGACAATAAAATTAGATATGCAGGATTTTCTTTTCATGATGAAGTGAATTTATTTAAGGAAATAGTAGATTCTTATGAGTGGAGTTTTTGTCAAATTCAATATAATTATTTAGATGAAAACTATCAAGCAGGGTATGAGGGATTAAAATATGCAGATAAAAAAGAACTTGGCATAGTAATAATGGAACCTTTAAGAGGAGGAAGTCTTGTAAAAAACATTCCTAAATATATAGAAATAATATGGAACAAATCTAAAATAAAGAGAAGTGCAGCAGAATGGGCATTTAGGTTCTTATGGGATAAACCTAACATACATGTTGTTTTAAGCGGAATGAATGATATAAGACAAATCAAAGAAAACATAGAGAGTGCTAAAAATGCATATCCAAATTCTTTAAGTAAAAAAGAACTTAAACTTATTAATCAAGTTAAAAAACTTTATAAATCCAAAATCAAGATAAACTGTACAGGCTGCAAATACTGCATGCCTTGCCCATCAGGAGTGAACATACCAGTGTGTTTTGAGCAGTTTAACAATGCTTTCATGTTTGATGATATGAAAACTTTTAGGCATACTTATAATGTATTTATGGATAAAAAAGAAAAAGCGTCAAATTGTATTAATTGTGGTAAATGTGAAAAAATTTGTCCTCAACATATTGCAATAAGAAAATGTTTAAATGAAGTCGTAAGCTGTTTTGAGAAATAG
- the thiC gene encoding phosphomethylpyrimidine synthase ThiC has translation MNYTTQMDAAKRGIVTKEMEIVSNKENMEIKQLIELVAEGKVVIPANKNHKSLKAEGVGKGLKTKINVNLGISKDCCNVDAELEKVRTAMDMKAEAIMDLSCFGKTEEFRKKLVNMYSGMIGTVPMYDAVGFYDKELKDITEDELIGVIEKHAKDGVDFMTIHAGINRETAAVFKRNPRMMNFVSRGGSLLYAWMELNEKENPFYEYFDKVLDICEKYDVTISLGDACRPGAIADSTDPSQIKELMTLGELTKRAWERNVQVMIEGPGHMALNEIKANMELEKKLCYEAPFYVLGPIVTDIAPGYDHITSAIGGALAASTGADFLCYVTPAEHLRLPNLEDMKEGIIATKIAAHAADIAKGIKGARDWDNAMSRARRDLDWETMFKLAIDPEKARRYRKESLPQSEHTCTMCGKMCAVRNMNKVMEGKNINILRDDD, from the coding sequence ATGAATTATACAACACAAATGGATGCTGCTAAAAGAGGAATAGTTACAAAAGAAATGGAGATAGTTTCTAATAAGGAAAACATGGAAATTAAACAATTAATAGAATTAGTGGCAGAAGGTAAGGTAGTAATACCTGCAAATAAAAATCATAAATCACTAAAAGCTGAAGGTGTAGGTAAAGGATTAAAAACAAAGATTAATGTTAACTTAGGTATTTCAAAGGACTGCTGCAATGTAGATGCGGAACTTGAAAAAGTTAGAACAGCTATGGACATGAAGGCTGAAGCTATAATGGATTTAAGCTGTTTTGGTAAAACAGAAGAGTTTAGAAAAAAGCTAGTTAATATGTATTCTGGAATGATTGGTACTGTTCCTATGTATGATGCTGTAGGATTTTATGATAAGGAATTAAAAGATATAACAGAAGATGAATTAATTGGAGTTATTGAAAAGCATGCTAAAGACGGTGTGGATTTTATGACTATTCATGCAGGCATAAACAGAGAAACTGCAGCAGTTTTCAAAAGAAATCCTAGAATGATGAATTTTGTTTCAAGAGGTGGTTCTTTGCTTTATGCTTGGATGGAACTTAATGAAAAAGAAAACCCTTTCTATGAATATTTTGATAAAGTATTAGATATCTGTGAAAAATATGATGTAACTATAAGTCTTGGAGATGCTTGCCGTCCAGGTGCTATTGCAGACTCTACTGATCCTAGCCAAATAAAAGAATTAATGACTTTAGGAGAATTAACTAAAAGAGCCTGGGAAAGAAATGTACAAGTTATGATTGAAGGTCCTGGCCACATGGCTTTAAATGAAATTAAAGCTAATATGGAACTAGAAAAGAAATTATGTTATGAAGCTCCTTTCTATGTATTAGGACCTATAGTAACAGATATAGCTCCAGGTTATGATCATATAACTAGTGCTATTGGTGGAGCTCTTGCAGCATCTACTGGTGCTGATTTCTTATGCTATGTAACTCCTGCGGAACATCTAAGACTTCCTAATTTAGAAGATATGAAAGAAGGAATAATTGCTACCAAGATAGCTGCTCATGCTGCAGATATAGCTAAAGGTATAAAAGGTGCTAGAGATTGGGATAATGCTATGAGCAGAGCAAGAAGAGACTTAGATTGGGAAACTATGTTCAAATTAGCTATTGATCCTGAAAAAGCAAGAAGATATAGAAAAGAGTCTCTTCCTCAAAGTGAACATACTTGCACTATGTGTGGAAAAATGTGTGCTGTTAGAAACATGAATAAAGTTATGGAAGGTAAAAATATAAACATTTTAAGAGATGATGATTAA
- the mscL gene encoding large conductance mechanosensitive channel protein MscL, whose product MFKEFKDFAVKGNVIDLALGVLIGGAFSKIVSSLVNDIVMPILGLFLGKIDFSNLFIVLGDGKFKTIAEAKKAGVATLNYGIFINNIIDFLIIAFSMFIVIKQINKFSKKKDVPNPVTTKNCPYCYSDISIEATRCPHCTSEL is encoded by the coding sequence ATGTTTAAAGAATTTAAAGATTTTGCGGTAAAAGGTAATGTTATTGATTTGGCTCTAGGTGTATTAATCGGTGGTGCATTTAGCAAAATAGTATCTTCTCTTGTTAACGACATAGTTATGCCTATATTAGGCTTGTTTCTTGGTAAGATTGATTTTTCAAATCTATTTATTGTTTTAGGTGATGGGAAATTCAAAACTATTGCAGAAGCAAAAAAAGCAGGAGTAGCTACACTAAACTATGGTATTTTTATAAACAATATAATAGATTTTTTAATTATAGCTTTTTCAATGTTCATTGTCATAAAGCAAATAAACAAGTTTTCTAAGAAAAAAGATGTTCCTAACCCTGTTACCACAAAAAACTGTCCTTATTGCTATAGTGATATTTCTATTGAAGCTACAAGATGTCCTCACTGCACTTCAGAACTTTAA
- the thiM gene encoding hydroxyethylthiazole kinase: MIKNVCKVITEVRNKTPLVHAITNYVTINDCANILLSFGASPAMVEAYDESYDFASISSSVYVNVGTLTKEQEQAAIMAGISAKNNNIPLILDPVGCGAIKRKIDFIENLFNLGRIDVIKGNASEIKSLAGLESKSRGVDSLDDENVLEACVSLSQKYNCVIAATGKEDIITDGKRSAIIKNGTEMLTLITGAGCMVGALTAATAATYEDNFISTISSILSMNIAGEKAAQKYKTPGSFKVGLIDEIYLLNKEKLLKEGNIEWL; encoded by the coding sequence ATGATTAAAAATGTTTGTAAAGTTATAACTGAAGTGAGAAATAAAACACCTTTAGTTCATGCTATTACTAATTATGTAACCATTAATGATTGTGCTAATATACTACTCTCTTTTGGTGCGTCACCTGCTATGGTTGAAGCTTATGATGAATCCTATGATTTTGCTAGCATATCTTCATCAGTTTATGTTAATGTAGGAACTTTAACAAAAGAACAAGAACAGGCTGCTATTATGGCTGGTATATCTGCTAAAAATAATAATATACCATTAATTTTAGATCCAGTTGGATGTGGTGCTATAAAAAGGAAAATTGACTTTATTGAAAATTTATTTAACCTTGGTAGAATCGATGTAATTAAAGGTAATGCTTCTGAAATAAAGTCTTTGGCTGGATTAGAATCTAAGTCTAGAGGTGTTGACTCTTTAGATGATGAAAATGTTCTTGAAGCATGTGTTTCCCTATCACAAAAATATAACTGTGTTATTGCAGCAACAGGGAAGGAAGATATCATAACTGATGGAAAAAGATCAGCTATTATTAAAAATGGCACCGAGATGCTTACTTTAATAACAGGTGCTGGTTGTATGGTTGGTGCCCTTACTGCAGCTACAGCGGCTACTTATGAAGATAACTTCATATCTACAATATCTTCTATACTTTCTATGAATATTGCTGGAGAAAAAGCTGCACAAAAATATAAAACTCCTGGAAGTTTTAAAGTTGGATTAATAGATGAAATATATCTCTTAAATAAAGAAAAATTATTGAAAGAAGGTAATATTGAATGGTTATAG
- a CDS encoding M15 family metallopeptidase, producing the protein MKKKIMICFMILVMFFSTGFMKMQKSTNLVSDKEDYEITMKRDILCLMMAYPEYIKDVRVENDKVYLVMNSGNKIMYDDKREKKFDEKVNNPDIQDMMEQLYPLSDIKNLMDSDYNPGRIRTYPLLKEVYGYSKSSVEKNLVNVRAGSKYCLFNKNNNAANSLKKVMEELNSLSKAQGNIYSIVFPVNGTFNYRVIAGTNRLSPHSFGTAIDLKSDKRDYWKWASREQGQKRLESYPREVVEIFEKNNFIWGGKWGKFDILHFEYRPELILKSRYFGSKKTNEKNWYEGAPFEDNEVKKYITLIDKAFNIE; encoded by the coding sequence ATGAAGAAGAAGATTATGATATGTTTTATGATTTTAGTTATGTTTTTTTCTACAGGATTTATGAAAATGCAAAAGTCAACAAATCTTGTATCTGACAAAGAAGATTATGAAATAACAATGAAAAGAGATATTTTATGCCTAATGATGGCTTATCCAGAATATATTAAAGATGTAAGAGTGGAAAATGATAAAGTTTATCTAGTAATGAATTCTGGAAATAAGATTATGTATGATGATAAAAGGGAAAAAAAATTTGATGAAAAGGTAAATAATCCTGATATTCAGGATATGATGGAACAATTATACCCCTTAAGCGATATCAAAAATTTAATGGATTCAGATTATAATCCCGGAAGAATAAGAACATATCCTTTATTAAAAGAAGTATATGGATATTCTAAAAGTAGTGTAGAAAAAAATCTTGTCAATGTAAGAGCAGGAAGTAAATATTGTCTATTTAATAAAAATAATAATGCAGCTAATTCTCTTAAAAAAGTTATGGAAGAACTTAATTCTTTATCCAAAGCACAAGGAAACATATATTCAATTGTTTTTCCTGTTAATGGAACCTTTAATTATAGAGTTATTGCAGGTACTAATAGGTTAAGTCCACATTCTTTTGGAACTGCTATTGATCTTAAAAGTGATAAAAGAGATTATTGGAAATGGGCTTCAAGAGAACAAGGACAAAAAAGACTAGAATCTTATCCTCGAGAAGTTGTTGAAATTTTTGAAAAGAATAACTTTATATGGGGAGGAAAATGGGGGAAATTTGATATTCTACATTTTGAATATCGTCCAGAATTAATTTTAAAATCACGTTATTTTGGAAGTAAAAAAACTAATGAAAAAAATTGGTATGAAGGGGCACCATTTGAAGATAATGAAGTAAAAAAATATATTACACTTATAGATAAAGCTTTTAATATTGAATAA
- the thiE gene encoding thiamine phosphate synthase, giving the protein MVIDYSLYLVTDRSFLNGRCFKDCVEEAIKGGVTLVQLREKDISTREFLDIAFQIKEVTSKYNVPLLINDRIDIALAVDAHGVHLGQSDMPINSARKILGESKIIGISANTLDEALDAESCGANYLGLGPIFYTTSKKDINTPIGLDSLKEITKKIKIPCVAIGGINFSNTKEIMESGVNGISVISAILGEDNIRQASEKLNKIIKSI; this is encoded by the coding sequence ATGGTTATAGATTATAGCCTATATCTTGTTACAGATAGAAGTTTTTTAAATGGTAGATGCTTTAAAGATTGTGTAGAAGAAGCTATAAAAGGTGGTGTTACTTTAGTTCAACTTAGAGAAAAAGATATATCTACTAGAGAATTTTTAGACATTGCCTTTCAAATAAAAGAGGTTACTTCAAAATATAATGTTCCTCTTTTAATAAATGACAGAATAGATATTGCTTTAGCTGTAGATGCCCATGGTGTTCATCTTGGCCAAAGTGACATGCCTATAAATTCAGCTAGAAAAATACTTGGAGAAAGCAAAATTATAGGTATTTCAGCAAATACTTTAGATGAAGCTCTAGATGCAGAAAGTTGTGGAGCTAATTATTTAGGATTAGGTCCAATATTTTATACAACAAGTAAAAAAGATATCAATACCCCTATAGGTCTGGATAGCTTAAAAGAAATAACTAAAAAAATTAAGATTCCATGTGTAGCAATAGGAGGAATCAATTTTTCTAACACTAAAGAAATAATGGAATCTGGAGTAAATGGAATTTCAGTTATTTCAGCTATATTAGGAGAAGATAATATAAGACAAGCCTCTGAAAAATTAAATAAAATTATAAAGTCTATCTAA
- the purF gene encoding amidophosphoribosyltransferase, with amino-acid sequence MNKDKFKEECGIFGVFSKKKYFKVSYLTYYGLYALQHRGQESSGITVARDNKLFTYKDMGLVREIYTKDTLNNLIGSSSIGHVRYSTTGDSNVINAQPLLGNFKSQEIAIAHNGNLINSEILRKELIDKGVTFNTTTDSEVILKLIETSGKENIEESIIYSVKKIKGSFSVVVLTPDKLLCIRDPKGIRPLCLGKIENSYIIASESCALDTINATFSRNVMPGEIVVIDKNGLKSINYSSDSNSATCVFEYIYFSREDSTIDNVNVYHSRYLCGKQLYKECPADGDVVIGVPNSGIPAAMGYAKASGIPYVSGFTKNNYIDRSFIQPSQNLREECISIKLNPIKSNINGKRVIVIDDSLVRGNTSKKIVAMLKNCGAKEVHFRVASPIVKHCCHFGIDTFNKNDLLGSYMSLDDIKKNLQADSIGYLSIKGLIKSIGRSNLCLGCFNGMYPI; translated from the coding sequence ATGAATAAAGATAAGTTTAAAGAAGAATGTGGAATATTCGGAGTATTTTCTAAAAAAAAATATTTTAAAGTCTCCTACCTAACTTATTATGGCCTTTATGCTCTTCAGCATAGAGGTCAAGAAAGTTCAGGTATTACTGTAGCTAGAGATAATAAACTATTCACTTATAAAGACATGGGACTTGTTCGTGAAATTTACACAAAAGATACTTTAAATAATTTAATTGGCTCTAGTTCTATTGGTCATGTAAGATACTCTACAACAGGAGATAGCAATGTAATTAATGCTCAACCTTTACTAGGAAATTTCAAGTCTCAGGAGATTGCCATTGCTCATAATGGTAATTTAATTAATTCTGAAATTTTAAGAAAAGAGCTTATTGATAAAGGGGTTACATTCAATACTACTACTGATTCAGAAGTTATTTTAAAACTCATAGAAACTTCTGGGAAAGAAAATATAGAAGAATCTATAATATATTCAGTAAAAAAAATTAAAGGTTCTTTTTCTGTTGTTGTTTTAACTCCAGATAAGCTTTTATGTATAAGAGATCCTAAAGGTATTAGACCTCTTTGTCTAGGGAAAATAGAAAATTCCTATATAATTGCTTCTGAAAGTTGTGCTTTGGACACAATAAATGCTACCTTTTCACGAAATGTAATGCCTGGTGAAATTGTAGTTATTGATAAAAATGGCTTAAAATCAATAAACTACTCTAGCGATTCAAATTCAGCAACCTGTGTTTTTGAATATATATATTTTTCAAGGGAAGACAGTACTATTGACAATGTTAATGTTTATCATTCTAGATATTTATGTGGGAAACAATTATATAAAGAATGTCCCGCAGATGGAGATGTAGTAATTGGAGTCCCAAACTCAGGAATTCCTGCTGCTATGGGATATGCTAAGGCTTCTGGAATACCCTACGTCTCTGGTTTTACTAAAAATAATTATATTGATAGATCTTTTATACAACCTTCGCAAAACCTTAGAGAAGAATGTATATCTATTAAATTAAATCCTATTAAAAGCAATATAAATGGTAAAAGAGTTATTGTAATAGATGATTCTTTAGTAAGAGGTAATACAAGCAAAAAAATTGTAGCTATGCTAAAAAATTGTGGTGCAAAAGAAGTTCATTTTAGAGTTGCTTCACCTATAGTAAAACACTGTTGCCATTTTGGAATTGATACATTTAATAAAAATGACTTACTTGGTTCCTATATGAGTTTAGATGATATAAAAAAAAATCTTCAAGCAGATAGCATTGGGTATTTAAGTATAAAAGGACTTATAAAATCTATAGGAAGGTCTAATCTTTGCTTAGGATGTTTCAATGGAATGTACCCTATTTAG